A window of Novosphingobium pentaromativorans US6-1 genomic DNA:
CCGCGAAGAGCATCCTGCCCTTCTCGTGCCGTTCGAGGCCGACGAAGGCATAATCGCCGTGCAGCGGATCTTGCTCGATCCAGCAACCGGCGAGAAACGCTACCATGCGGCGCTGCGCGAGGCGAAATTGACGCTCGGCCTGGTCCGACACGCCGCCATGCGGATCGGCGGCCAGCCAACCGGCGATGTTCTGCGCCTCGCGGAAGGCTTCGAGGAAGCCGTTTCCGTCACCCAGCTTAGTGACGGGAAATTCAAGGTGTGGGGCGCTGGCGGCATTCGCCGCTATGGCCTGATCGCGATCCCCGAACGCATCCGCAAAATCGTCATCTACTCGCAACACGGCCAGGAAGCCGCACAGGCCATAGAGGACGCGCGCGACCACCTCACTGCCAACGACCGCGAACTGAAAATCATCCTCCCGCCAGCCCCGGCGCCGATGGACTGGAACGACATTCTTCAGGAGAGAGCCAGGTG
This region includes:
- a CDS encoding DUF7146 domain-containing protein, whose translation is MDVEARARQIVADMGGHWRGSYGMVCCPAHNDRNPSLQVTPGKKAVLFKCWAGCSQEAVWSALNSRKINRHTSGETVDRAPEPSRRKLALQLWDSAVPIAGTAAERYLRSRAIDPTGLKLRFAPRCIVGPPDAREEHPALLVPFEADEGIIAVQRILLDPATGEKRYHAALREAKLTLGLVRHAAMRIGGQPTGDVLRLAEGFEEAVSVTQLSDGKFKVWGAGGIRRYGLIAIPERIRKIVIYSQHGQEAAQAIEDARDHLTANDRELKIILPPAPAPMDWNDILQERARC